Proteins from a genomic interval of Gluconacetobacter diazotrophicus PA1 5:
- a CDS encoding putative hydro-lyase — translation MVDSDSARLPYFNASPAEVRRLCRAGESGPVTAGMAAGYIQANIVMLPASLADAFHEFCLRNPKPCPLVGMSRPGDYRLPSLGADLDLRTDLPLYRVWRDGNMVAETGDIRDQWRDDLVTFALGCSFSFENALTACDVPMRHLQLGRGVPVYRTNIACTPVGPFAGPVVVSMRPFRSHHAIRAVQISSLIPLAHGAPIQIGFPEEIGIADIDSPDYGDPTEVADDELPVFWACGVTPQAVLAASKPEFAITHAPGAMLVTDMPIEGYEDLVASHRGRII, via the coding sequence ATGGTCGATTCCGATTCGGCGAGATTGCCCTATTTCAATGCCTCTCCTGCCGAAGTCCGCCGGCTTTGCCGGGCGGGCGAGAGCGGTCCGGTGACCGCCGGCATGGCCGCGGGATATATCCAGGCCAATATTGTCATGCTGCCCGCCAGCCTCGCGGATGCATTCCATGAATTCTGCCTCAGGAACCCCAAGCCGTGTCCGCTGGTCGGCATGTCGCGTCCGGGGGACTACCGGCTTCCGTCGCTGGGTGCGGACCTGGACCTCCGGACCGACCTGCCGCTTTATCGCGTATGGCGCGACGGCAACATGGTGGCCGAAACCGGTGATATCCGGGACCAGTGGCGCGACGATCTGGTCACGTTCGCGCTCGGCTGTTCCTTCTCGTTCGAGAACGCCCTGACGGCCTGTGACGTGCCCATGCGGCACCTGCAGCTCGGCCGCGGCGTGCCGGTCTATCGGACGAATATCGCCTGCACGCCGGTCGGCCCGTTCGCGGGGCCGGTGGTCGTGTCCATGCGGCCGTTCCGGTCGCATCACGCCATTCGGGCCGTGCAGATCAGTTCGCTGATCCCGCTGGCCCATGGTGCGCCGATACAGATCGGCTTTCCGGAAGAAATCGGCATTGCCGACATCGACAGCCCCGATTACGGCGACCCTACGGAAGTGGCTGACGATGAACTTCCGGTCTTCTGGGCCTGCGGGGTCACGCCGCAGGCGGTTCTGGCCGCCAGCAAGCCGGAATTCGCCATCACCCACGCGCCGGGCGCGATGCTGGTCACGGACATGCCCATAGAAGGCTACGAGGACCTGGTGGCGAGCCATCGGGGCAGGATTATCTGA
- a CDS encoding LysR family transcriptional regulator codes for MDLKSLEAVLWIDRLGGFKAAAEALRMTQPAISIRVSQLEAMLETRIFHRSGKRVLPTPVGVTLIHYAERILQLRDEALLTIKGHNEENGILRLGTVETTAHTWLAQLLCRIDEKYPNITVDLDIGISDDIQRKVAKGMLDVGLFMGPVNSPMMIETPVCSFEVALLAHRTVVGQRGGRTDLGSLPALPIMTFSRNTVPHSMLHRLLGREGGSHHRVHAMSSVPTIVSMLLSGAGLALLPPDVVREHLDSGALCRLDVGQALPPLNCVAGRLMKHSSGLVEDVVAMARNVAQSAGA; via the coding sequence ATGGACTTGAAGAGTCTGGAGGCCGTGCTGTGGATCGACAGGCTGGGCGGCTTCAAGGCGGCGGCCGAGGCGCTGCGCATGACGCAGCCCGCGATCTCGATCCGGGTGTCGCAGCTGGAGGCCATGCTGGAGACGCGGATCTTCCATCGCTCCGGCAAGCGTGTCTTGCCCACGCCCGTCGGCGTGACGCTGATCCACTACGCCGAGCGCATCCTGCAGCTGCGGGACGAGGCACTTCTGACCATCAAGGGCCATAACGAGGAAAACGGTATCCTGCGCCTCGGGACCGTGGAAACGACCGCGCATACCTGGCTGGCGCAACTGCTCTGCCGCATCGACGAGAAATACCCCAATATCACGGTCGATCTCGATATCGGCATTTCCGACGATATCCAGCGCAAGGTCGCGAAGGGCATGCTGGATGTCGGCCTGTTCATGGGGCCGGTCAATTCTCCGATGATGATCGAGACGCCGGTCTGCAGCTTCGAGGTCGCGCTGCTGGCGCATCGCACGGTCGTGGGCCAGCGCGGCGGGCGCACGGATCTGGGCAGCCTGCCCGCGCTTCCGATCATGACCTTCTCACGCAATACCGTTCCGCATTCGATGCTGCACCGCCTGCTGGGCAGGGAAGGGGGCAGCCACCATCGCGTTCATGCCATGAGTTCGGTACCGACGATCGTCAGCATGCTCCTCAGCGGCGCGGGACTGGCCCTGTTGCCGCCGGATGTCGTGCGCGAACATCTGGATTCGGGTGCATTGTGCAGACTCGATGTCGGGCAGGCGCTGCCGCCTCTCAATTGCGTCGCCGGCCGGCTGATGAAGCACAGCTCGGGCCTGGTGGAGGATGTCGTCGCCATGGCGCGGAACGTGGCGCAAAGCGCAGGGGCCTGA
- a CDS encoding TonB-dependent receptor plug domain-containing protein, translated as MSENSRCPQIYWYICITSCVVGAGMLLPSHTAQAQAVSQAPDQATFTSKSNRHINKPNPASPSARNVVKQAEAITVSGTATPGNSALSISTREHSTVQVFRYSAEQLRETGQTSIYAAIAQLSPAVTSTPFAGIGGNGLNKSMQLRNLGADQTLMLVNGKRRHVDANFNYYQSGQNYGTDPADLSLIPMSAIDHVEIITEGASALYGQDAEAGAVNIVLKQDTHGGTFDLQNSGYYPGDGQTVDGNVDYGMALGRNGGYLNVAAQITNQLRTNRSGPYLGSLYLDPSDPRAAALGRNVQNLSGSPQSLLETVSLNAAYPVAKNFEFYNTSTFAHKDIQEAQTYRAASNDLIIRSFYPNGTQPYLIGTENDFQVNDGIRSSNFLGMEWDIYANYGRDQMANEIRDTDNPTYGLASPRSFSTARFISDELAAGFKSTKFFHTSLLPRPINFSYGFEYRRDSFHIGAGEPASYTDGGATVLDGPDAGHVVAAGAVDKFGVPPLAAGTQVRNVFDGSVNLDFFATRKWEWTLGGHAVGYSDVGAAATGSIGTRYNFTKNFALRANANTGFRPPTLAEEAFFSETTFPTYRTAQLPVNSPWARALGASKLKGEQSRSFSVGADVTLLPNWTLTANLYRISINDRLYNSSLFGGTNIESILAGVGLPNVLYASYYSNPVNTATNGGDISTSYTLHTTSGTFLFSFSVNIADTEITHHNATPGILTALGQTSFNRTNEEFLLHSAPKNIENLSVSWNKGPYSFRVQEQRFGSYTWVASPSLVQTQWTYAGPSYITNLELGYDVFKRWHIAVGAYNAGNHYPTRANAASRAALQNAFIYAGNSPYGFNGGMYYVKTSLKF; from the coding sequence ATGTCGGAAAACTCGCGATGCCCGCAGATATATTGGTATATCTGCATTACGTCATGTGTAGTCGGGGCAGGGATGCTTCTGCCCAGCCACACGGCACAAGCGCAAGCTGTAAGCCAGGCCCCGGACCAGGCGACATTCACGTCGAAAAGCAACCGGCATATCAATAAACCGAATCCGGCGTCGCCTTCCGCCAGGAATGTGGTGAAGCAGGCGGAAGCGATCACCGTCAGCGGTACGGCCACGCCGGGAAATTCCGCCCTGTCCATTTCGACCCGCGAACACAGTACCGTACAGGTATTCCGTTACAGCGCCGAACAGTTGCGGGAAACCGGGCAGACCAGCATCTATGCGGCCATCGCGCAGCTCTCGCCGGCCGTGACCTCCACCCCGTTCGCGGGCATCGGCGGCAACGGCCTCAACAAGTCGATGCAGTTGCGGAATCTCGGCGCAGACCAGACCCTGATGCTGGTCAATGGAAAACGCCGCCACGTCGACGCCAATTTCAATTATTACCAGTCGGGACAGAACTACGGCACCGATCCCGCCGACCTCTCGCTGATTCCAATGAGTGCGATCGATCATGTCGAGATCATCACGGAAGGGGCCAGCGCCCTCTACGGCCAGGATGCCGAGGCTGGAGCGGTCAACATCGTCCTGAAGCAGGATACGCACGGCGGGACGTTCGACCTGCAGAACAGTGGCTATTACCCTGGTGACGGTCAGACGGTCGATGGCAACGTCGATTACGGGATGGCGCTCGGGCGCAATGGCGGTTATCTGAATGTCGCGGCACAGATCACCAATCAGCTCCGGACAAACCGCTCCGGGCCGTATCTGGGCAGCCTTTATCTGGACCCGTCGGATCCCCGCGCCGCGGCCCTGGGGCGCAATGTGCAGAATCTTTCGGGATCGCCTCAGTCACTGCTGGAAACCGTCAGCCTGAATGCCGCCTATCCGGTGGCGAAGAACTTCGAATTCTACAATACGTCGACATTCGCCCATAAGGACATTCAGGAAGCCCAGACCTATCGGGCGGCTTCGAACGATCTTATCATTCGTTCATTCTATCCCAATGGGACCCAACCGTACCTGATCGGCACCGAAAACGATTTCCAGGTCAATGACGGCATACGCTCGTCGAACTTCCTGGGCATGGAATGGGATATCTATGCCAATTACGGCAGAGACCAGATGGCCAACGAAATCAGGGACACCGACAATCCCACCTATGGCCTGGCCAGCCCGCGTTCGTTTTCCACGGCGCGATTCATTTCGGACGAGCTGGCGGCCGGTTTCAAGTCAACCAAGTTCTTTCATACGTCCCTTTTGCCCCGCCCGATCAACTTCTCATATGGCTTTGAATATCGGCGGGACAGCTTCCATATCGGCGCCGGAGAGCCCGCGTCCTACACGGACGGGGGGGCTACGGTGCTCGACGGTCCGGATGCGGGCCATGTCGTCGCGGCCGGCGCCGTCGACAAGTTCGGCGTCCCGCCGCTGGCGGCAGGGACGCAGGTGCGGAATGTCTTTGATGGTTCGGTCAATCTCGATTTCTTCGCAACCAGGAAATGGGAATGGACCCTGGGCGGTCACGCCGTAGGCTACAGCGATGTCGGTGCCGCAGCCACGGGGTCCATCGGGACGCGTTATAATTTCACCAAGAATTTCGCGCTCCGCGCCAACGCGAATACGGGATTCCGGCCCCCGACCCTCGCGGAAGAGGCTTTTTTCTCCGAGACCACCTTTCCCACGTATCGGACGGCACAGCTGCCCGTCAATTCGCCGTGGGCGCGGGCACTCGGCGCGTCCAAGCTGAAGGGTGAACAGTCGCGCAGCTTCAGCGTCGGCGCCGACGTTACGCTACTGCCGAACTGGACCCTGACCGCAAACTTGTACCGAATTTCGATCAACGATCGACTCTACAATTCCTCGTTGTTCGGTGGCACGAACATCGAATCCATCCTGGCCGGCGTCGGGCTGCCGAATGTTCTCTATGCGTCCTATTACAGCAATCCGGTCAATACGGCGACGAATGGCGGTGATATTTCGACCAGCTATACGTTGCATACCACGTCCGGAACATTCCTTTTCAGTTTCTCGGTTAACATCGCCGATACGGAGATCACGCACCATAACGCGACGCCCGGTATTCTGACCGCACTTGGACAGACGTCCTTCAATCGCACCAACGAGGAATTCCTGCTTCATTCGGCACCGAAGAATATCGAGAATCTGTCGGTTTCCTGGAACAAGGGCCCCTATTCGTTCCGCGTTCAGGAACAGCGCTTCGGCTCCTATACCTGGGTCGCGTCGCCCTCGCTCGTCCAGACCCAGTGGACGTATGCCGGGCCATCCTATATCACGAATCTCGAACTCGGTTATGACGTCTTCAAGCGCTGGCACATCGCGGTCGGTGCCTACAATGCGGGAAACCACTATCCTACCCGCGCCAATGCCGCCTCGCGCGCCGCGTTGCAGAATGCCTTTATCTACGCAGGAAACTCGCCATACGGCTTCAATGGAGGGATGTACTATGTCAAGACATCCCTGAAATTCTGA
- a CDS encoding MFS transporter, with translation MTDHATGASDAISVTEQAVFRAAAWRIIPLLVVCYMFSYLDRINLSFARVPMENSLHFSDATFGLGAGLFFIGYIAFQVPSSLLLARFGVRRTIAAIMIGWSLISFLFTIVGTDWQFCLLRVSLGVAEAGFYPAVLYYLAIWFSRQMIARVTAAFLIAIPASGAIGGPVSVAILAHFDGVLSIPGWKWMFLLEAVPPLLLGLVVWRRLDDGPEDARWLGAAERRIVLARVHAGWGAAGAASAPVGRARPFAALSRPIVRLLILICFCQAVCNYGIVFWIPTFVAQVLAASSATIGLYMIIPFATAMVAMTLNARSSDRHQERRWHMAAPFLIVSVTLVLAFLCQGSGMLALLLLTAALAAALCVTGMIFTIPTLVLGQEVLATGLAWINSLGALGGLVGPYGIGWLRVHTGQPLAGLFLVAFCALVGAIATLCLPRRATDAARVATPA, from the coding sequence TTGACCGACCATGCCACAGGGGCAAGTGACGCGATCTCCGTGACCGAGCAGGCGGTATTCCGGGCGGCAGCCTGGCGCATCATTCCGCTGCTCGTCGTCTGCTACATGTTTTCCTATCTCGATCGGATCAATCTCAGTTTCGCCCGCGTTCCGATGGAAAACAGCCTTCATTTTTCCGACGCAACGTTCGGGCTGGGGGCGGGCCTGTTCTTCATCGGCTATATTGCCTTTCAGGTGCCCTCGTCCCTGTTGCTGGCCCGTTTCGGGGTCAGGCGCACCATCGCGGCCATCATGATAGGCTGGAGCCTGATCTCGTTCCTGTTCACGATCGTGGGGACCGACTGGCAGTTCTGCCTGCTGCGCGTGTCGCTGGGCGTGGCGGAGGCCGGGTTCTACCCGGCCGTGCTCTATTACCTGGCGATATGGTTCTCGCGGCAGATGATCGCGCGGGTCACGGCGGCTTTCCTGATCGCCATTCCGGCTTCCGGCGCCATCGGCGGTCCGGTTTCCGTCGCCATCCTGGCGCATTTTGATGGCGTACTCTCCATTCCCGGGTGGAAATGGATGTTCCTCCTGGAAGCCGTGCCCCCCCTTCTGCTGGGCCTGGTGGTATGGCGGCGTCTGGATGACGGTCCGGAAGACGCACGATGGCTCGGCGCGGCGGAGCGGCGGATCGTCCTTGCACGCGTGCATGCGGGATGGGGGGCTGCCGGCGCGGCGTCGGCACCGGTCGGCAGGGCGCGACCCTTCGCCGCGTTGTCGCGCCCGATCGTCCGGTTGCTGATCCTGATCTGCTTCTGCCAGGCGGTGTGCAATTACGGCATTGTCTTCTGGATCCCTACCTTCGTCGCGCAGGTGCTTGCGGCATCGTCCGCGACTATCGGCCTGTACATGATTATTCCCTTCGCGACGGCAATGGTGGCGATGACCCTGAATGCGCGCAGTTCCGACCGGCATCAGGAGCGACGCTGGCATATGGCGGCCCCGTTCCTGATCGTGTCGGTCACGCTTGTGCTGGCTTTCCTGTGCCAGGGGAGCGGCATGCTGGCCCTGCTGCTTCTGACGGCCGCGCTGGCGGCCGCGCTGTGCGTGACGGGCATGATCTTCACCATTCCCACCCTGGTGCTGGGTCAGGAGGTGCTGGCGACCGGGCTGGCGTGGATCAACAGTCTCGGAGCGCTCGGGGGGCTGGTCGGTCCGTATGGGATCGGTTGGCTGCGCGTCCATACCGGCCAGCCGCTGGCGGGTCTGTTTCTGGTGGCGTTCTGTGCGCTCGTCGGGGCGATTGCCACATTGTGCCTGCCGCGACGGGCAACGGATGCGGCCCGGGTCGCGACGCCGGCGTGA